The DNA window CGGTGGACCTGGCCGCGTACACCGCGGAGCTGGCCAGCGGCTTCCGCTCGGTGGCGGAACGCGCGGGGCTCACCTTGACGGTGGACTGCCCCCCGCTGCCGGAGCCCTTCTACGTGGACCGGGAGATGTGGGAGAAGGTTGTCCTCAACCTCCTGTCCAACGCGTTCAAGTTCACCCTCCAGGGCGCTATCACCGTGCGCCTGCGCGCGGGGGGCGGGCAGGCCGTGTTGGAGGTGGAGGACACCGGGACGGGCATTCCCCCGGAGGACCTGCCCCACCTCTTCGAGCGCTTCTACCGGGTGAAGGGCGCCCAGGGCCGCACCCACGAGGGCACCGGCATTGGCCTGGCGCTCGTGCAGGACCTGGTGCGGCTGCATGGGGGCACCGTCCACGTGCGCAGCGGGGTGAGCCAGGGCAGCTGCTTCACCGTGAGCCTCCCCGGGGGCCGGGCGCACCTGGCCCCGGAGCAGCTCCGCGCCCCGCGGCAGCTCGCCTCCACGGCCACGCGCCCGGAGGCGTTCCTCGCGGAGGCCGGGGGGTGGCTGGAGGCGCCCGCGGAGGTGCCCGCCGGGCCCCCGGAGGCCCCGCGGCCCCTGCTGGGCCGCCTGCTGCTGGCGGACGACAATGCCGACATGCGCGACTACATCCGGCGCGTGCTGTCCTCCTCCTTCGAGGTGGAGGCGGTGGCGGACGGGCAGGCCGCGCTGGAGGCGGCGCGGGCGCGCGTGCCGGACCTGCTCCTCACCGATGTGATGATGCCGCGCCTGGACGGCTTTGGCCTGCTGCGGGCGCTGCGGCAGGAGCCCCTCACGCGCACGGTGCCGGTGGTGATGCTGTCGGCGCGCGCGGGCGAGGAGGCCGCGGTGGAGGGGCTGGAGGCCGGCGCGGACGACTACCTGGTGAAGCCCTTCAGCGCCCGGGAGCTGGTGGCCCGGGTGCGCTCCACGCTGGAGCTGTCGCGCATGCGCCGCGAGTCGGGCCTCCAGGAGATGCGCGCGGAGGCGCTCCGGCGCGCGGTGCTGGTGCGCGATGAGTTCCTGGCCGTGGCCAGCCACGAGCTGAAGACGCCCCTGATGGCCTTCCGGCTCCAGCTGGAGCTGCTCGAGCGCGACCTGGGCCCCGAGCCCCGGCAGCGCCTGGCCCCGCGCCTGGCCTCCGCGGGCCGGCAGGTGCAGCGCCTCCACAGCCTGGTGGAGACGCTGCTGGAGGTGTCCCAGCTGTCGCTGGGGCGGATGCGGCTCCAGCTGGAGGAGGTGGACCTGGCGGAGGTGGTGGGGGCCACGGTGGCGCAGCTCCGGGACGCGCTGGACCGGGCCGGCTCCACGCTGACGCTGGAGGTGGAGCGGCCCCTGGTGGGGCGGTACGACCGGGCCCGCTTCGAGACGGTGGTGCGCAACCTGCTCGACAACGCGCTCAAGTACGGCCAGGGCAAGCCCCTGCGGGTGCGCGCCTGGCAGGAGGCGGGCTTCTCGCGGCTGACGGTGGCCGACCAGGGCATGGGCATTCCCCCGGAGGACCAGGCCCGCGTCTTCGAGCGCTTCGAGCGCGCGGTGCCCGGCAGCCACTATGGGGGGCTGGGGCTGGGGCTGTGGATTGCCCGCCAGGTGGTGGAGGCCCACGGGGGCCACATCCAGGTGGACAGCGCCCCCGGCCAGGGCACCACCTTCAGCGTGCAAGTCCCCCTGGCGCCGTAGGGTCCCGCGAGGGCGGCGCGGGCGGCGCGGCGGGCGCCTTCCGGGTGATGAGCATGACCGCCACGAGGATGGCCGCCATGGCCCCCAGCGTGGCGGGGCCGGGCGTCTCTCCGGCCAGGAGCCACCCCAGCAGCACCGCCACCAGCGGGTTGACGTAGGCGTAGCTGGTGGCGAGCGCGGGCCGCGCGTGCGTCAGCAGGTAGCCATAGGCGCTGAAGGCCACGAGCGAGCCGAAGCCCACGAGGTAGAAGAAGGCGAGCAGGGCGCGCGGGGTGGGCAGGGCCTCCATGCGCTCGCCCCACAGCCGGCTCACCCCCAGCAGCATGACGCCCGCGCACAGCATCTGCGTGGCGGTGGCCATGAGCCCCGGGGCCATGTGCGGGTGGCGCTTGCTCCACATGGAGCCGAAGGCCCAGGAGATGGGCGCCAGCACCAGGCCCACCATGGGCAGCCAGTGCGAGCCCATGGCCCCGCCCTGGTTGAGCACGGCGATGCCCAGGAAGCCCAGCGCCAGCCCCCACCGCTCGGAGGTGCCCGGCCACTGCCCCGCGGTGAGGCCCCCGAAGAGCGCCGCCCACAGCGGCATGCTGCCGGCCACCAGCGCCGCCACCCCCGAGGGCACCCACTGCTGGGCGATGGCGATGCCCCCGTTGCCGATGACGAGCAGCAGCAGCCCGGTGAAGGCGC is part of the Stigmatella erecta genome and encodes:
- the yedA gene encoding drug/metabolite exporter YedA — encoded protein: MSSLPSIAIPGLSPASAAPAPRRQWLYFCLFALYVIWGSTYLGMRFALMGGFPPLMLGGSRFLLAGTCLYVLLRLKGAPAPGRRQWAASAFTGLLLLVIGNGGIAIAQQWVPSGVAALVAGSMPLWAALFGGLTAGQWPGTSERWGLALGFLGIAVLNQGGAMGSHWLPMVGLVLAPISWAFGSMWSKRHPHMAPGLMATATQMLCAGVMLLGVSRLWGERMEALPTPRALLAFFYLVGFGSLVAFSAYGYLLTHARPALATSYAYVNPLVAVLLGWLLAGETPGPATLGAMAAILVAVMLITRKAPAAPPAPPSRDPTAPGGLAR
- a CDS encoding ATP-binding protein, which gives rise to MAKSAGFPGPSEMHARVNAHDWASTPLGPPSAWPPSLRALIRTLLSSRYPMVLTWGPRFIQFYNDAYSKLIGDKHPSALGEDIRVTMAESWDTLGPMIHEVMATGAANWTPALMLLMERGGYREEAYFSVSHAPAEDDAGHIVGMLAVCSEVTQQVLGDRRLRLLRDLSAHAGESREVRKTSQQVLTALSASPLDVPFALLYVREREDRPLTFAGAVGAAWTEGACPWPLERALAGETVRVDDVARHLAVQGGPWGDAVGSALLMPLAASGQAASLGVLVVGLSPNRALDEGYASFYELMASQVSVALRNARASEEERRRAEQLAELDRAKTAFFSNVSHEFRTPLTLMLGPLEDLLGAGGLPPAAARELDVVHRNASRLLRLVNTLLDFSRLEAGRLEASFEPVDLAAYTAELASGFRSVAERAGLTLTVDCPPLPEPFYVDREMWEKVVLNLLSNAFKFTLQGAITVRLRAGGGQAVLEVEDTGTGIPPEDLPHLFERFYRVKGAQGRTHEGTGIGLALVQDLVRLHGGTVHVRSGVSQGSCFTVSLPGGRAHLAPEQLRAPRQLASTATRPEAFLAEAGGWLEAPAEVPAGPPEAPRPLLGRLLLADDNADMRDYIRRVLSSSFEVEAVADGQAALEAARARVPDLLLTDVMMPRLDGFGLLRALRQEPLTRTVPVVMLSARAGEEAAVEGLEAGADDYLVKPFSARELVARVRSTLELSRMRRESGLQEMRAEALRRAVLVRDEFLAVASHELKTPLMAFRLQLELLERDLGPEPRQRLAPRLASAGRQVQRLHSLVETLLEVSQLSLGRMRLQLEEVDLAEVVGATVAQLRDALDRAGSTLTLEVERPLVGRYDRARFETVVRNLLDNALKYGQGKPLRVRAWQEAGFSRLTVADQGMGIPPEDQARVFERFERAVPGSHYGGLGLGLWIARQVVEAHGGHIQVDSAPGQGTTFSVQVPLAP